One Gossypium hirsutum isolate 1008001.06 chromosome A08, Gossypium_hirsutum_v2.1, whole genome shotgun sequence genomic window, CAGATGAAAATACAGAGTcaacatatataaaattaattaattaagaaagGTTCGCGATTAGCTGAGCAGCTGATGATGAGATGGATTTGAAGGGTGAGGCAGATGGGGGATGGGGAAGAACATggtatatttgtttatatatttcatatgGATATAGCGACAGCTCCATCCTGTTAGGTGAATATCAAGTGACGTAGCTAGGAATGCAATTTACCCATGTTCAtgtctttttataattttctttgattttgtaAACTAATGAAACGTGCCTTCATCACACCCACGCCCACCCCTAAAAAGGCTAAAACGCAGACATCACTCACAGATCATTCGTTTCTTGTATGTATCCTCGCTCTATCCCAATCCCTTTTATTATCATAATTTTAATGATAAGCATTTGATGAAATTGggtaatttttttttgagttaattcaaatgacgagttctattttattattttaatttattttaaattttttttgaattgagtaaaatagtttaagttaaattaaaaaattaaatatgtcaaattaaaattttattgcaAGATAATTAATCCCATGTTataacacataaatttgaaaactttttcaaaaataataataataaaataagatattttagtatgataaatttgaatcattaattaacttatttaggttccaaaattattattttaaattttttttttgaaattttaactttctttatattttttttaaattttaattttttaaaatatataaattttagaatttttataaatattttgaattttaaaaattattttttaattattttttaaaatttttgttgagagagatcaATTTTTCAAGTTGACTcatttaattaattcaaaatttaaacttttttttaatcaaattaaattttactcaTTTCAGTTAGAATTACTGTTTGAGGTGGCAATCACATTCACTTGAACATCATGATATCATCTCAAATATTCACCCTTCAAATTTACCCTTTTTTCACTTCATCAAGGGGCAAAGAagcaataaaagaaaaacaagcccttcaaattataatatataaaagttaataTTATCCATCAGTTTCTTTAAATTTTgcttatatttaaaaaatctaaaaaaaaatttacttaggAAGGtaataatgaaacacatgcattaTCATGAATAACTTGGGAATTAAGTTACGTTAAGCTACCAAATCCCGCTAAATTTCAGTCCTATAGATATTGCTATCATTTTAAGCATAATTATTGAGTTGAGTGTGAGTGGAAATCCAGCGTAACAAAACCAGCAAATATTAAAGCAACTAAAATCATTACTATTAATTTTGAAGCTTTTATGTCATCATCAACTActttaattaaacaatttatttaaacataatcaaCTAAAAACTATAATATCCAGGGTGGATCTAAAGGGGTTTACAGGCCCCCgcaccttaaaataaaaaaaaattcattaataatgataaaattaaatttcgtcctactaaaaaatgataaaatatataaatcattaaaataatataattacagttttattatcataaaaatatataatttaattttaattttcaaaatattttttactttacttttacCCCTAAATTATATTTCTAAATCTGTCACTGTTCATATAAGCATAAATGGTAAACTTCATACAAGTTTTTTAATGGATCTTAagcaattttaatttttgattaaattttgcaataatttaaaaactatatcatgttgtgaatttttttaaaaacaaaaaatccaAGATTAAACcccaaaaagagaagaaaaaaaatacacatGAGACGGCATCCTCATTCCTCACTCCGTAGCAGATTAAACGCTAACACATGCTGATGCTATTtgcttaaatggtaaatacaaCTTAATACAAAGGAAAAAGGCATATTTTGTATTTATCTAATATTTATGTTGATAAGATCATATGCAATAATTTATTCTTAATAAACTAATTagaaaaacttgaattaaataatttttaaatggaATATAATCCAAAATTCAAATGGAtgccttttccatttttttttaatatttaagagaGAATAAAGcagaaaataaacaaatagaagAAAATCTTTTCTTGTTTTCATATATAGTTTAATATGGAATTTGTGGAATACCAAAGCATTTGTCTACGTCAATGTATAATTTCCAtctctttatttcatattttttatttactttttaaaaaaaatcaaattaataataaaagataaCATGGTGTGATACACAAATGTATTATctacaaaaatcacttaatacatacattctgaaataataataataataataataatgttactttcaaattttaaatttacattttttgttCGAAAATATAATGCGACTTGCTATTATAGTGTTGTTCATTTGTTAGTTATAATTGAAAATTACGTGGGGAAGAAGTAAAAACAACGGAAGATCCCTATCTTATGTCAACAAATTCTTGAATTCATACTTATCAATTAATTTTGAAATGGAGTCAAAATTATCTTTAAAtggagataaaaattttaaattttgttatattattCACCATATTCGAGTATAAATGTGTGTATGTCGTGGAATTGTTAGGTGAAAAACAGAGCAGAATCTTTATTTAAGGCCTGAAAAAGGGTGAAGGACAAATTAAAAAGCCAAGTAGAAGCTGCCATTAAAATCACAGGATCAACGACATCAACTGTTGAACAACCCATGAACAAGGCAACCAAATTCCCTGTCTTCAACCCCTTATGTGGCACGCTATGATAGGATCTTCAACACTCTCTTTTCACTCCGTGTGATTCAACTCCTCTTTACAAAATTATCACTCTTCCCCACACTTTATTGAAAGgttgagctttttttttttttataacacaTTTGCAGGCGATGTCTCGGTGTGTTGAATGCAAATCCCTGCActataatatttttctttcatttctttgtaGAGAGATTAGAAAGGTACAACAAATAAAAATCCAAATACAATCTCACTCTTTTAGTAATATAATTATGTTTCTTTTTCTGGGTTCTCTTTTTTACTACTAGGGTGTGTCtgcaattttcttttttgttcattCATTTTTGGGGGGTTTATGCTTTGCATTGGCTGGACAGATGTGAAACACTTTTTTCTCTGGTGAAGCACGTTTTCTGTATAAATTTCCTATTTTTAGATATCTCTTTGGGAAAGACTTGGTTTTTACCTTTACCCCATATTTGAAAATCCCATGAACTTGTGGTTCTTCTCTCTTCTACCTTTGTTGCCCTCTCCCTCTGAATTACTATCATTAGGTTCCTATCTATATTAATTCAAATCACCTCCTAGTCAAACAAGAAACCTTTTCTTCTTTGTGCTTTCTCATTTCTTATTGCTGCAAAAATTTTGTGTGAACAGGTTACATGTTTGTTTTCAAGGGTATGCATATTGAAAATGAAATcattcaacctttttcttcaatGTCAAGGAAATTGTTGGAAttcatgtttgtttgtttatttctcTGTTGCCTTTTTGAATGGGACCATGTAAGTAGGGGTCCATATATcttgtgaaatatatataaaggCAAAGTGACATGTAGGTGGTGGTTGGTATTTAGatctacatgtttttttttaacacCTTTCAAGGGTCTTGTCTTAGGGTCAGCATTGCTTTCATGGTCTTTTGTGATGTTGCATTGCCTTGTTGATTTTGTATCACTTGTGCTTGAGCGTATATGTTGATTGGTGGCATTCCGAATTTTGCAGTAGCTAGATTATTTCTGAAATCATGAAgcaaaaagatgaaaagaatCAGTCCCAATCTGATAGAGCTTTGAAGATTATCCCTGTAACGTTACTGGTTTTCGCGTTATGCGGGTTATCGTTCTATCTTGGTGGAATCTTCTGTTCTGAGAAAAGCTTATTGGAAGGGAAGATAGTCCAAGAGCTTTCCAAGGCTGTTTCTTCGCCCGAATATTCTGCAGAAAATGCCCTTCAAATCAAATCTGTTACCTTCTCGGAATGCAGCATCGATTATCAAGACTACACTCCATGCACCGATCCCAGGGTAACGGCACATGATCATTCCTCTAATGGTGTTGCAAGATGCTTAGTTTTTAATGCTATACTGATATGACTTATGTTTGTTGCTACAGAGGTGGAAGAAGTACGGTTACCGTCGGCTTACTTTCTTGGAACGCCACTGTCCTCCGCTGTATGAGAGGAAGGAATGCTTGGTTCCACCCCTGTAGGATACAAACCACCAATCAGATGGCCAAAGAGTCGGAAAGAATGTTGGTACaggtattgtttatttttatagcTATTTTCTGGTTTCGGTGTGATTTATGTTTAGAGGGTCGATTGTGTTGTTACGACACACGTTGATCTGCTCTTTTTAGGAACGTCCCGTACGATTGGATCAACAAGCAGAAGTCTAATCAGAATTGGCTGAAGAAAAAAGGGGAGAAGTTCCTTTTCCCTGGTGGTGGTACTATGTTCCCTAAAGGAGTGGGTGCATATGTTAATTTAATGCAGGATCTGATCCCTGAAATGAGAGATGGCACAGTTCGAACTGCAATTGATACCGGTTGTGGGGTGAGTTGCATTTTCTGAAAGCGTGTGGAGTTCCAACTGTTTCTTCTCATTTCCCTCATCCCATTATAGATTTAAAACTCTTTTGATTCCAGGTAGCAAGTTGGGGGGGCGATCTATTAGATCGTGGAATTCTGACGCTTTCTCTTGCTCCGAGAGATAATCATGAAGCTCAGGTCCAGTTCGTGCTAGAACGTGGGATACCAGCAATCCTTGGTGTCATTTCTACACAGCGCCTTCCTTTCCCTTCAAGCTCATTTGATATGGCTCATTGCTCAAGATGCCTTATCCCATGGACTGAATTTGGTAAAATGAGTATTCCTCATTGTTTATGATGTTCCTTCCTTATCCACCAAGTAACACATTGCTTTGGATATGTTGTTGGTTTTCAGGTGGAatttatctccttgaagttcaTCGAATACTCCGCCCAGGTGGTTTCTGGGTCTTGTCTGGCCCTCCTATAAACTACGAACACCGCTATCAAGGATGGAATACAACTATCGAAGAGCAGAGAGCAGCTTTAGAAAAGTTGCAGGACTTATTGACATCAATGTGCTTTACAGTGTATGCTACACAGGATGATATTGCTGTGTGGCAGAAATCTTCAGATATTGGCTGCTATGAGAAGCTCACCGGTCCAGATGTCTATCCAGCCACGTGTGATGACAGTATCGAACCGGATGCAGCATGGTACACTCCGTTACGCCCATGTGTTATATCTCCAAGACAAAAGCTTAAGAGGTCATCCGTGGGTTCCCTGCCAAAGTGGCCACAGAGGTTAAACATCGCACCTGAGCGCATTTCAGATGTTCCTGGTGGGAGTG contains:
- the LOC107929460 gene encoding LOW QUALITY PROTEIN: probable methyltransferase PMT21 (The sequence of the model RefSeq protein was modified relative to this genomic sequence to represent the inferred CDS: inserted 1 base in 1 codon), with the translated sequence MKQKDEKNQSQSDRALKIIPVTLLVFALCGLSFYLGGIFCSEKSLLEGKIVQELSKAVSSPEYSAENALQIKSVTFSECSIDYQDYTPCTDPRRWKKYGYRRLTFLERHCPPLYERKECLVPXPVGYKPPIRWPKSRKECWYRNVPYDWINKQKSNQNWLKKKGEKFLFPGGGTMFPKGVGAYVNLMQDLIPEMRDGTVRTAIDTGCGVASWGGDLLDRGILTLSLAPRDNHEAQVQFVLERGIPAILGVISTQRLPFPSSSFDMAHCSRCLIPWTEFGGIYLLEVHRILRPGGFWVLSGPPINYEHRYQGWNTTIEEQRAALEKLQDLLTSMCFTVYATQDDIAVWQKSSDIGCYEKLTGPDVYPATCDDSIEPDAAWYTPLRPCVISPRQKLKRSSVGSLPKWPQRLNIAPERISDVPGGSGNALKRDDSKWKMRAQHYKKILPAIGTDKIRNVMDMNTVYGGLAAALIDNPLWVMNVVSSYSANTLPVVFDRGLVGTYHDWCEAFSTYPRTYDLLHLDGLFAAESHRCHMKYVLLEMDRILRPEGHALIQESSYFMDAIETIAKGMRWNCHKEDTENSGEKEKILVCQKTLWYASSTNSTR